One region of Scomber scombrus chromosome 10, fScoSco1.1, whole genome shotgun sequence genomic DNA includes:
- the zgc:103759 gene encoding U8 snoRNA-decapping enzyme, whose protein sequence is MASGQLSRAEALACAGCRHACHVMLYSDTKTQLFGKIPIKHIILMQMRFDGLLGFPGGLVNPAEETLEGGLGRELLEELGVAIPVSIEDHVDSCYAPESSRLITHFYVKKMEEEQIREVERAAASTATDHGQEVLGMVRVPLYVTKGGGGLSSFLSHSFIGNARSQLVDAVLRFNLVDPEELHKVLVCSLKTHAHTAEDLQAALALTEAKRKRF, encoded by the exons ATGGCGAGTGGACAGCTGTCGAGGGCGGAGGCATTGGCGTGTGCAGGCTGTAGGCATGCATGCCACGTGATGCTCTACTCTGACACCAAAACTCAGCTGTTTGGAAAAATTCCCATTAAACATATCATACTG ATGCAGATGCGCTTTGATGGTCTGCTGGGTTTCCCTGGCGG GCTCGTTAACCCAGCGGAGGAGACCCTGGAGGGAGGACTGGGCAGGGAgttgctggaggagctgggTGTGGCTATTCCTGTATCGATAGAAGATCATGTGGACTCTTGCTATGCCCCTGAATCCTCCCGTCTTATCACTCACTTCTATGtgaagaagatggaggaggagcagattAGGGAGGTGGAGAGAGCAGCTGCGTCCACAGCAACAGATCACGGGCAGGAg gttcTGGGAATGGTCAGAGTCCCGCTCTACGTCACAAAAGGCGGGGGAGgcctttcctctttcctgtcGCACTCGTTCATCGGCAACGCTCGCTCCCAGCTGGTGGACGCTGTGCTGCGCTTCAACCTGGTGGACCCCGAGGAACTGCACAAAGTTCTGGTGTGTTCCTTGAAGACACACGCGCACACTGCAGAGGACCTGCAAGCAGCCCTCGCGCTGACGGAGGCGAAGAGGAAACGGTTTTGA